One genomic region from Microbacterium sp. BK668 encodes:
- a CDS encoding DNA/RNA non-specific endonuclease yields MAEPSGNWTGYDAGFLGIPVPLPMTLGDREVRELAYPRFTVLLEPARRLAIATGVNVDGGTLHDLERRGNWDLDDRVPATEQAGPAVYADNDLDRGHLVRRRDPGWGTVAEAREATAATFFYPNAAPQAAGFNQSKELWLGLEDHVLAYADATDQRVSVFTAPVLAPDDPPYRGIRIPRRFWKVAAWSTARPSDVPELAAAGFVLDQSELVDAARGRAVAPLGAFRTFQVPIGDIEQLAGIDLGPLVEADVLTARETARPAAWVPLDTPSEIVLV; encoded by the coding sequence ATGGCTGAGCCGAGCGGGAACTGGACGGGATACGACGCGGGCTTCCTCGGCATCCCGGTGCCCCTGCCGATGACGCTCGGCGACCGAGAGGTCCGGGAGCTGGCCTATCCGCGGTTCACCGTGCTGCTGGAGCCCGCGCGCCGGCTGGCGATCGCGACCGGCGTGAATGTCGACGGAGGAACGCTCCACGACCTCGAGAGGCGCGGGAACTGGGATCTCGACGACCGCGTCCCGGCGACCGAGCAGGCGGGACCGGCCGTCTATGCCGACAACGACCTCGACCGCGGCCACCTCGTCCGCCGCCGCGACCCGGGGTGGGGCACCGTCGCCGAGGCGCGGGAGGCGACGGCGGCGACGTTCTTCTACCCGAACGCCGCTCCTCAGGCCGCCGGCTTCAACCAGTCGAAGGAGCTGTGGCTCGGCCTCGAGGATCATGTGCTCGCGTACGCCGACGCGACCGACCAGCGTGTGTCGGTCTTCACCGCGCCGGTTCTCGCACCCGACGATCCCCCGTATCGCGGCATCCGGATCCCCCGCCGCTTCTGGAAGGTCGCGGCCTGGTCGACGGCGCGACCGTCCGATGTCCCCGAGCTCGCCGCGGCCGGGTTCGTCCTCGACCAGTCCGAGCTCGTCGACGCCGCGCGCGGGCGTGCCGTCGCGCCCCTCGGTGCCTTCCGCACCTTTCAGGTGCCGATCGGCGACATCGAGCAGCTCGCCGGGATCGACCTCGGACCCCTCGTGGAGGCCGACGTGCTGACCGCGAGAGAGACGGCGCGCCCCGCGGCGTGGGTGCCGCTGGACACGCCGTCCGAGATCGTGCTGGTCTGA
- a CDS encoding fructosamine kinase family protein, producing MAEPVVKTRADAPPRFFEAEAAGLAWLAEPEASGGVHIVRVLDVAPGRLTLERIAAGRPDAASAAAFGRALAAPHGAGAAAFGAPPDGWDGPLFIGRRPQPAAHEEAWGAFYARDRVLPFVGPAVDAGHLTTWGAALVERACATIADGAFDDADPPARLHGDLWNGNVLWGPDGVVLIDPAAHGGHRETDLAMLQLFGCPLLDAVLGAYVDAHPLRPGWRERVPVHQLHPLAVHAAGHGPSYGRALIDAARRVLALA from the coding sequence GTGGCCGAACCCGTCGTCAAGACCCGCGCGGACGCTCCACCCCGCTTCTTCGAGGCGGAGGCGGCGGGACTCGCGTGGCTCGCCGAGCCCGAGGCATCCGGAGGCGTCCACATCGTCCGGGTGCTCGACGTCGCCCCCGGACGGCTGACGCTCGAGCGCATCGCCGCCGGGAGGCCGGATGCCGCGTCCGCCGCGGCGTTCGGACGAGCACTCGCCGCCCCGCACGGCGCCGGCGCCGCGGCGTTCGGAGCGCCGCCCGACGGGTGGGACGGTCCGCTGTTCATCGGGCGGCGTCCGCAGCCCGCCGCGCACGAGGAGGCCTGGGGCGCCTTCTACGCCCGAGACCGCGTGCTCCCCTTCGTCGGCCCGGCCGTCGATGCGGGGCATCTCACGACGTGGGGCGCGGCCCTCGTCGAACGGGCCTGCGCCACCATCGCGGACGGGGCGTTCGACGACGCCGATCCGCCCGCCCGATTGCACGGCGACCTCTGGAACGGCAATGTGCTGTGGGGGCCGGACGGCGTCGTGCTGATCGATCCGGCCGCTCACGGCGGGCACCGCGAGACCGACCTGGCGATGCTCCAGCTCTTCGGCTGCCCGCTGCTGGACGCCGTCCTCGGTGCGTACGTGGACGCTCACCCGCTGAGGCCGGGGTGGCGCGAGCGCGTGCCGGTGCACCAGCTCCACCCCCTCGCCGTGCACGCGGCCGGGCACGGCCCGTCCTACGGTCGCGCCCTGATCGACGCCGCGCGCCGCGTGCTCGCGCTGGCGTGA
- a CDS encoding VTT domain-containing protein: protein MTDAWLTAIASSPFALPLLFALVLGDAFLVVVPGEAAVTAFGALAVSTGAPPLAAVVVVAAAAAACGDVCCYLVGRVVGLERWRWMRAPNTQAAFAWARRRLDERTALVLFTARFIPFARLAVNLVAGASRLPAPRYLAVATLAATAWALYQALLGAAVAAIIPGGSAAAVVVSVVVAVGSGLALDAALARRRRPDRRG from the coding sequence GTGACGGATGCCTGGCTCACCGCGATCGCGTCGTCGCCGTTCGCCCTTCCGCTCCTGTTCGCCCTCGTGCTCGGGGACGCCTTCCTCGTCGTCGTTCCCGGCGAGGCCGCGGTGACGGCGTTCGGCGCGCTCGCGGTCTCGACCGGTGCCCCGCCGCTTGCCGCCGTCGTCGTCGTGGCCGCCGCGGCGGCCGCCTGCGGCGACGTGTGCTGTTACCTGGTCGGGCGGGTCGTGGGACTCGAGCGATGGCGCTGGATGCGGGCACCGAACACGCAGGCCGCGTTCGCGTGGGCTCGGAGGCGGCTGGACGAGCGGACCGCCCTCGTGCTCTTCACCGCGCGTTTCATCCCGTTCGCCCGGCTCGCCGTGAACCTCGTCGCCGGCGCCTCGCGCCTGCCCGCGCCCCGCTACCTCGCCGTGGCGACCCTCGCCGCGACGGCCTGGGCGCTCTACCAGGCGCTGCTGGGAGCCGCTGTCGCCGCCATCATCCCCGGTGGGTCGGCCGCGGCCGTCGTGGTGTCCGTCGTCGTCGCCGTGGGTTCGGGTCTCGCCCTGGACGCCGCGCTGGCGCGGCGGAGGAGGCCCGACCGGCGCGGGTGA
- a CDS encoding GDSL-type esterase/lipase family protein — protein MNGVTGSVLQILRHFAREGHETLLIAPRAGEVAPDLIGARAELLRSVPLPSYPEVRVVFARAARLTAILRRFRPDVVHLASPFVLGWQGVAAADALRIPAVAVYQTDVIAYAEKYGMPRATAFVASHVTRLHRRATVNLVPSSASSRQLELLGVDRLRRWGRGVDAERFAPERRSAEWRSDIAGDDLIVGYVGRLAPEKQVEDLRVLAGLPGVRLVIVGEGPSRAHLERILPGARFLGHLSGDALAEAVAGFDVFVHPGESETFGQTIQEALASGVPVVATGAGGPVDLVRSSIDGWLYRPGDLTDLRGRVADLLGDDAKRLAFARAARESVRHRTWAALSEQLLDHYAEAQRLRRIDDALLFRGATRPSAPAAPADRAARYTRYVSLGDSLTEGLCDTSRMPAGEFRGWADRLAQLLASHGDGLAPLRYANLAVRSRRVRDLTLGQLPRALALRPDLVSILLGSNDLVSRRAAPRLLAAELEEGVRALRETGADVLLVTPFLPRRRAARLFARRFAAYNSELRRIARETGSILLDLEAQPEIGDLSMWAHDKVHLRSRGHRFLAYRAAEALGVPDAEALGDLDAALHDDDPRTPSAWLTRDALPWVWRRMRGRTAGDGRRAKHDGYVELPGRGTPRPAPAR, from the coding sequence ATGAACGGTGTCACCGGATCGGTCCTCCAGATCCTGAGGCACTTCGCCCGGGAGGGTCACGAGACCCTCCTGATCGCGCCGAGGGCCGGTGAGGTCGCTCCGGATCTGATCGGAGCCCGCGCCGAGCTCCTGCGCTCCGTGCCGCTGCCCTCCTACCCCGAGGTGCGGGTGGTCTTCGCGCGGGCCGCCCGGCTGACGGCCATCCTGCGGCGCTTCCGGCCGGACGTCGTGCACCTCGCCTCTCCCTTCGTGCTGGGCTGGCAGGGGGTCGCCGCCGCCGACGCGCTGCGCATCCCCGCCGTCGCGGTGTACCAGACCGATGTCATCGCATACGCCGAGAAGTACGGGATGCCGCGGGCCACGGCCTTCGTCGCGTCGCACGTGACGCGGCTGCACCGTCGCGCGACCGTGAACCTCGTACCCTCGTCGGCCTCGTCGCGCCAGCTCGAGCTGCTCGGCGTCGATCGGCTGCGGCGATGGGGGAGGGGAGTGGATGCCGAGCGCTTCGCGCCCGAGCGGCGCAGCGCCGAGTGGCGCAGCGACATCGCCGGCGACGACCTCATCGTGGGCTACGTCGGCAGGCTCGCGCCCGAGAAGCAGGTGGAGGACCTCCGGGTCCTCGCAGGTCTCCCCGGCGTTCGGCTCGTGATCGTCGGCGAGGGTCCTTCCCGGGCGCATCTGGAGAGGATCCTCCCCGGAGCCCGATTCCTCGGGCACCTCTCGGGCGACGCGCTGGCCGAAGCCGTCGCAGGCTTCGACGTCTTCGTGCATCCCGGCGAGAGCGAGACGTTCGGTCAGACGATCCAGGAGGCGCTGGCCAGCGGGGTGCCGGTCGTTGCGACGGGCGCCGGCGGGCCGGTGGATCTCGTGCGCAGCAGCATCGACGGATGGCTCTACCGGCCGGGCGACCTCACCGACCTGCGAGGACGGGTCGCAGACCTCCTCGGCGACGACGCCAAGCGACTCGCCTTCGCGCGCGCCGCGCGCGAGTCGGTGCGCCATCGCACGTGGGCCGCGCTGTCGGAGCAGCTGCTGGATCACTACGCCGAGGCGCAGCGCCTGCGCCGGATCGACGACGCCCTCCTCTTCCGAGGCGCGACCCGCCCGTCGGCTCCGGCCGCCCCCGCGGACCGCGCCGCGCGGTACACGCGCTACGTGTCTCTCGGCGATTCGCTCACGGAGGGGCTGTGCGACACGTCCCGCATGCCGGCGGGCGAGTTCCGGGGGTGGGCCGACCGCCTCGCCCAGCTGCTCGCCTCCCACGGCGACGGGCTGGCGCCGCTGCGCTACGCGAACCTCGCGGTGCGCAGCCGGAGGGTCCGCGATCTGACCCTCGGGCAGCTGCCTCGCGCGCTCGCGCTTCGCCCCGACCTCGTCTCGATCCTCCTGGGGTCCAACGACCTCGTCAGCAGGCGCGCCGCGCCGCGGCTGCTCGCGGCCGAGCTCGAGGAGGGTGTCCGCGCGCTGCGCGAGACGGGCGCCGACGTCCTGCTCGTGACGCCGTTCCTGCCGCGCCGGCGCGCCGCGCGCCTCTTCGCGCGGCGCTTCGCCGCCTACAACTCAGAGCTCCGCCGGATCGCGCGCGAGACCGGCTCGATCCTGCTCGATCTGGAGGCCCAGCCCGAGATCGGCGACCTGTCGATGTGGGCGCACGACAAGGTGCACCTGCGCTCCCGTGGCCACCGCTTCCTCGCCTACCGCGCCGCCGAGGCGCTCGGCGTTCCGGACGCGGAGGCGCTCGGCGACCTCGACGCGGCGCTGCACGACGACGACCCGCGCACGCCCTCCGCGTGGCTCACCCGCGACGCGCTGCCCTGGGTCTGGCGCCGCATGCGAGGCCGCACCGCCGGCGACGGGCGGCGTGCCAAGCACGACGGGTACGTGGAGCTCCCCGGCCGGGGAACGCCCCGGCCCGCGCCCGCCCGCTGA
- a CDS encoding response regulator: MIDVLLVDDDPLTLELHRSYLARLEGFRVVAECTGARAAVSAILDAPPGGGIDLVLLDMTMPDGTGLDVLRHVRARAADVDVIAVTGVRDADVVRQTASLGVAQYLVKPFTFAVFRDRLEQYREFRRRAQDASGPATQTEIDAMLGAMRPAVPAPLPKGLALESLERVSAAVRDSGPLSASETAERLGMSRVAARRYLEHLVESGRVDRSPRYGTQGRPQTEYRWRS; this comes from the coding sequence GTGATCGACGTCCTCCTCGTCGACGACGACCCGCTGACGCTCGAGCTGCACCGCTCGTACCTGGCGCGGCTGGAGGGGTTCCGCGTCGTGGCGGAGTGCACCGGCGCGCGAGCGGCGGTGTCGGCGATCCTCGACGCGCCGCCGGGCGGCGGGATCGACCTCGTGCTGCTGGACATGACGATGCCCGACGGGACGGGTCTGGATGTCCTGCGCCACGTGCGGGCGCGCGCCGCCGACGTCGACGTCATCGCGGTGACGGGCGTCCGGGATGCCGACGTCGTGCGCCAGACCGCGTCGCTCGGCGTCGCGCAGTATCTCGTGAAGCCGTTCACGTTCGCGGTGTTCCGCGACCGGCTGGAGCAGTACCGCGAATTCCGCCGGCGGGCTCAGGATGCCTCGGGGCCGGCGACGCAGACCGAGATCGACGCGATGCTCGGCGCCATGCGCCCCGCCGTCCCCGCGCCGCTGCCGAAGGGACTCGCGCTCGAGAGCCTCGAGCGGGTCAGCGCGGCCGTCCGCGACAGCGGCCCGCTCTCGGCCAGCGAGACCGCCGAACGGCTCGGCATGTCGCGGGTCGCGGCGCGGCGCTACCTCGAGCACCTCGTCGAGTCGGGGCGCGTCGATCGGTCGCCTCGCTACGGCACGCAGGGGCGGCCGCAGACGGAGTACCGCTGGCGCAGCTGA
- a CDS encoding ATP-binding protein, which produces MERRQVGGSDAMAGRQAAASAASRVFAVLLAAVVVVGAVVALLLVFEAQRAVRAEAERVTKALAETIAATDSVGAALPEDGASARLQPYAERLMSETGVDFITIMTPDGIRVTHRDPAEIGRHYLGTIPASPETLTEEFSGTLGPSVRTIAPVEVGGRVVGWASVGVTVQSLSSAFFPRLPFAIVIALAVVAAGFLGALAAGRITKRVTGDLPAGSVRDAVSSYESVRTLGEALRAQTHEHGNRMHTAVALLELGRTEEAIEILTETSRQSQTLVDQVTARRDGDPTVGALLLGKASQARERGVDWIVDIDPAAPRSTLAPVDAVSVVGNLLDNALDAAASGDEPRWVRVELAPADGGLRISVADSGRGIPADLADRIWRHGFSTKPAGADGRGVGLALVKSIVEGAGGSIEVEASPTVFRVVLPARRP; this is translated from the coding sequence ATGGAGCGACGGCAGGTCGGAGGGAGCGACGCGATGGCGGGTCGGCAGGCGGCGGCGAGCGCGGCCTCGCGCGTCTTCGCCGTGCTGCTCGCCGCGGTCGTCGTCGTCGGCGCGGTCGTGGCGCTCCTTCTCGTCTTCGAGGCGCAGCGGGCGGTGCGCGCCGAGGCCGAGCGCGTGACGAAGGCCCTCGCCGAGACCATCGCCGCAACGGACTCGGTGGGCGCGGCTCTCCCCGAAGACGGTGCCTCCGCGCGCCTGCAGCCCTACGCCGAGCGGCTCATGTCGGAGACGGGCGTGGACTTCATCACGATCATGACACCCGACGGGATCCGCGTGACGCACCGCGACCCGGCGGAGATCGGCCGTCATTACCTGGGCACGATCCCCGCCTCGCCCGAAACGCTCACCGAGGAGTTCAGCGGCACGCTCGGGCCCTCGGTCCGCACGATCGCGCCCGTCGAGGTCGGCGGACGCGTCGTCGGGTGGGCATCGGTCGGCGTGACGGTCCAGTCCCTCTCGTCGGCGTTCTTCCCGCGGCTGCCCTTCGCGATCGTCATCGCCCTCGCGGTCGTGGCGGCCGGGTTCCTCGGCGCCCTGGCGGCGGGGCGGATCACCAAGCGCGTCACGGGCGACCTGCCGGCGGGAAGCGTCCGGGACGCGGTGTCGTCGTACGAGTCCGTCCGGACGCTCGGCGAGGCCCTGCGCGCGCAGACGCACGAGCACGGCAACCGCATGCACACGGCGGTGGCCCTGTTGGAGCTCGGCCGCACCGAGGAGGCGATCGAGATCCTCACCGAGACCTCCCGGCAGTCCCAGACTCTCGTCGACCAGGTGACGGCACGTCGGGACGGCGACCCGACCGTCGGTGCGCTGCTGCTCGGCAAGGCCTCGCAGGCCCGCGAGCGAGGGGTCGACTGGATCGTCGACATCGATCCCGCCGCGCCGCGCAGCACGCTGGCACCCGTCGATGCGGTGTCCGTGGTGGGGAACCTCCTCGACAACGCGCTGGATGCCGCCGCCTCCGGCGATGAGCCGCGGTGGGTGCGCGTGGAGCTGGCGCCTGCCGACGGCGGACTCCGCATCTCGGTCGCCGACAGCGGGCGGGGCATCCCGGCCGATCTCGCCGACCGGATCTGGCGGCACGGCTTCTCGACGAAGCCCGCCGGCGCCGACGGGCGCGGAGTCGGCCTCGCCCTGGTGAAGTCGATCGTCGAGGGAGCCGGCGGGAGCATCGAGGTCGAGGCATCCCCCACCGTCTTCCGGGTCGTGCTGCCCGCGAGGCGACCGTGA
- a CDS encoding cation:dicarboxylase symporter family transporter: MALSTRTTSFTLPGYNWRRGKQAWDKHTWLYIAVIAAVVLGAAVGLIWPEAGVALKPLGTAFVSLIKMMIAPIIFCTIVVGVGSIAKAATVGKIGGLALLYFMVMSTFALAIGLVVGNVIHPGEGLNMASSTYEATAEAKTTEEFLLGIIPLTFFSAFTGENVLQVLFIALLVGFALQSMGEKGRPIMNAVKHLQALVFRILGMILWLAPVGAFGAIAAVVGATGVAAIWSLGLLMFAFYVTCFVFIVGILGTLLFAVTRINIFSLIKYLAREYLLIVGTSSSESALPRLIAKMEHLGVSKPVVGITVPTGYSFNLDGTAIYLTMASLFIASGMGAPMSIPEQIGLLVFMIIASKGAAGVTGAGLATLAGGLQAYRPDLVNGVGVIVGIDRFMSEGRAVTNFTGNAVATVLIGTWTKEFDASRARKVLSGELPFDETTMVGDHDGMSPSPDAVGTQGLEEAAVAEAAAKEERERAREASVTR, translated from the coding sequence ATGGCTCTTTCGACTCGCACGACATCCTTCACACTGCCGGGCTACAACTGGCGCCGCGGCAAGCAGGCGTGGGACAAGCACACCTGGCTCTATATCGCTGTCATCGCCGCCGTCGTGCTGGGCGCCGCGGTCGGCTTGATCTGGCCGGAGGCCGGCGTCGCGCTCAAGCCGCTCGGGACGGCCTTCGTCTCGCTCATCAAGATGATGATCGCGCCGATCATCTTCTGCACGATCGTGGTGGGCGTCGGCTCGATCGCGAAGGCCGCGACCGTGGGCAAGATCGGCGGACTCGCCCTGCTCTACTTCATGGTCATGTCGACCTTCGCGCTCGCGATCGGCCTCGTCGTCGGGAACGTGATCCACCCGGGCGAGGGTCTCAACATGGCGAGCTCGACCTACGAGGCGACCGCGGAGGCCAAGACGACCGAGGAGTTCCTCCTCGGCATCATCCCGCTCACCTTCTTCTCCGCATTCACGGGCGAGAACGTGCTGCAGGTGCTCTTCATCGCTCTGCTCGTGGGATTCGCCCTGCAGAGCATGGGGGAGAAGGGCCGGCCCATCATGAACGCGGTCAAGCACCTGCAGGCGCTCGTCTTCCGCATCCTCGGCATGATCCTCTGGCTCGCACCCGTCGGCGCGTTCGGGGCCATCGCGGCGGTCGTCGGCGCGACCGGGGTCGCAGCGATCTGGAGCCTGGGCCTGCTGATGTTCGCGTTCTACGTCACGTGCTTCGTCTTCATCGTCGGCATCCTGGGCACGCTCCTGTTCGCGGTGACGAGGATCAACATCTTCTCGCTCATCAAGTACCTGGCGCGCGAGTACCTGCTGATCGTCGGCACGTCCTCGTCGGAGTCCGCACTGCCGCGCCTCATCGCCAAGATGGAGCACCTCGGCGTCTCGAAGCCGGTCGTGGGCATCACCGTCCCGACGGGATACTCGTTCAACCTGGACGGCACGGCCATCTACCTCACGATGGCCTCGCTGTTCATCGCGTCCGGGATGGGGGCGCCGATGTCGATCCCCGAGCAGATCGGCCTGCTCGTCTTCATGATCATCGCGTCCAAGGGCGCCGCGGGCGTCACGGGAGCCGGTCTCGCGACGCTGGCGGGCGGACTGCAGGCCTACCGTCCCGACCTCGTCAACGGCGTCGGCGTCATCGTCGGGATCGACCGCTTCATGTCGGAGGGCCGCGCCGTCACGAACTTCACCGGCAACGCCGTGGCGACCGTCCTCATCGGGACGTGGACGAAGGAGTTCGACGCCTCGCGTGCCCGGAAGGTCCTCTCCGGCGAGCTGCCGTTCGACGAGACGACGATGGTGGGCGACCACGACGGGATGTCGCCTTCGCCCGACGCGGTGGGCACCCAGGGGCTCGAGGAGGCGGCGGTCGCCGAGGCCGCGGCGAAGGAGGAGCGCGAGCGAGCGCGCGAGGCATCCGTCACCCGCTGA
- a CDS encoding DUF5302 domain-containing protein produces MSTDDKPATAASDEMKRKFKEALDKKNAQHREGEAHLDGDSAVHGTHGAVTKREFRRKSG; encoded by the coding sequence ATGAGCACCGACGACAAGCCGGCGACCGCGGCATCCGACGAGATGAAGCGCAAATTCAAAGAGGCTCTCGACAAGAAGAACGCCCAGCACCGCGAAGGAGAAGCGCACCTGGACGGCGACTCGGCCGTCCACGGGACGCATGGCGCGGTGACCAAGCGGGAGTTCCGTCGCAAGAGCGGCTGA
- a CDS encoding polyribonucleotide nucleotidyltransferase, whose protein sequence is MEGPEITAAEAVLDNGRFGTRTVRFETGRLAQQAQGAVAAYLDEETMLLSATSAGKSPREGFDFFPLTVDVEERSYAAGKIPGSFFRREGRPSTEAILVCRLIDRPLRPSFVDGLRNEVQIVVTVLSIAPGEFYDALAINAASLSTQISGLPFSGPIAGVRLALIPGHGEHADQWIAFPNAKQLEEAVFDLIVAGRVLEDGDVAIMMVEAEATEGSWNLIKAGATKPSEEVVAQGLEASKPFIKELVRAQNEVATTAAKEVQSYPVFLPYSQETYDFVAGRTYDELVGVYQIADKQERQNADDAIKDRVKGELVAAVEAGELPAVATIEFSAAYKSVTKKIVRGRILSEGVRIDGRGLADIRPLDAEVQVIPRVHGSAIFQRGETQILGVTTLNMLKMEQQIDSLSPVTHKRYMHHYNFPPYSTGETGRVGSPKRREIGHGFLAERALVPVLPGREEFPYAIRQVSEALGSNGSTSMGSVCASTLSLLNAGVPLRAPVAGIAMGLVSDEVDGQTRYAALTDILGAEDALGDMDFKVAGTSEFVTAIQLDTKLDGIPSSVLSAALQQAHDARITILGVLNAAIDGPDEMAPTAPRVISVQIPVDKIGELIGPKGKTINAIQDETGADISIEEDGTVYIGAVDGPSAEAARVQVNAIANPTNPEVGEQFLGTVVKIATFGAFISLLPGKDGLLHVSEVRKLAGGKRVENVDDVLSVGQKLLVRITKIDDRGKLSLEPVLEEAAAEQGDAAPAEGAEAPAQV, encoded by the coding sequence TTGGAAGGTCCTGAAATCACCGCCGCCGAGGCCGTTCTCGACAACGGCCGCTTCGGCACCCGCACCGTCCGGTTCGAGACCGGACGCCTCGCCCAGCAGGCGCAGGGCGCGGTCGCCGCCTATCTCGACGAGGAGACGATGCTCCTCTCGGCCACCAGCGCCGGCAAGTCCCCGCGCGAAGGCTTCGACTTCTTCCCGCTGACGGTCGACGTCGAGGAGCGCTCGTACGCCGCGGGCAAGATCCCCGGCTCGTTCTTCCGCCGCGAGGGCCGCCCCTCCACCGAGGCGATCCTCGTGTGCCGTCTCATCGACCGCCCGCTGCGTCCGTCCTTCGTCGATGGCCTCCGCAACGAGGTGCAGATCGTCGTCACGGTGCTCTCGATCGCGCCGGGCGAGTTCTACGACGCCCTCGCGATCAACGCCGCATCGCTCTCGACGCAGATCTCGGGTCTGCCGTTCTCGGGCCCCATCGCCGGTGTGCGCCTCGCGCTCATCCCGGGCCACGGTGAGCACGCCGACCAGTGGATCGCGTTCCCCAACGCCAAGCAGCTCGAGGAAGCCGTCTTCGACCTCATCGTCGCCGGCCGCGTGCTCGAGGACGGCGACGTCGCGATCATGATGGTCGAGGCCGAGGCGACCGAGGGCAGCTGGAACCTCATCAAGGCCGGCGCCACCAAGCCGAGCGAAGAGGTCGTCGCGCAGGGCCTCGAGGCTTCGAAGCCCTTCATCAAGGAGCTCGTCCGCGCGCAGAACGAGGTCGCGACGACCGCCGCCAAGGAGGTCCAGTCGTACCCCGTCTTCCTGCCCTACAGCCAGGAGACGTACGACTTCGTCGCCGGTCGTACGTATGACGAGCTCGTCGGCGTGTACCAGATCGCCGACAAGCAGGAGCGTCAGAACGCCGACGACGCGATCAAGGACCGCGTCAAGGGCGAGCTCGTCGCCGCCGTCGAGGCGGGGGAGCTCCCCGCCGTCGCGACGATCGAGTTCTCCGCCGCCTACAAGTCGGTCACGAAGAAGATCGTCCGCGGCCGCATCCTCTCCGAGGGCGTCCGCATCGACGGCCGCGGCCTCGCCGACATCCGTCCGCTCGACGCCGAGGTGCAGGTCATTCCGCGCGTCCACGGCTCGGCGATCTTCCAGCGCGGCGAGACGCAGATCCTGGGTGTGACGACGCTCAACATGCTCAAGATGGAGCAGCAGATCGACTCGCTGTCGCCCGTCACGCACAAGCGCTACATGCACCACTACAACTTCCCGCCCTACTCGACCGGTGAGACCGGTCGGGTCGGCAGCCCCAAGCGTCGCGAGATCGGGCACGGCTTCCTGGCCGAGCGCGCCCTCGTGCCGGTGCTCCCCGGCCGCGAGGAGTTCCCGTACGCGATCCGTCAGGTGTCCGAGGCCCTCGGCTCGAACGGCTCGACGTCGATGGGCTCGGTGTGCGCCTCGACCCTGTCGCTCCTCAACGCCGGCGTGCCGCTGCGCGCGCCCGTCGCGGGCATCGCGATGGGTCTCGTGTCCGACGAGGTCGACGGCCAGACGCGCTACGCCGCGCTGACCGACATCCTCGGCGCCGAGGACGCCCTCGGCGACATGGACTTCAAGGTCGCCGGCACGTCCGAGTTCGTCACGGCGATCCAGCTCGACACGAAGCTCGACGGCATCCCGTCGTCGGTGCTCTCCGCCGCGCTGCAGCAGGCGCACGACGCCCGCATCACGATCCTCGGGGTCCTGAACGCCGCGATCGACGGTCCCGACGAGATGGCCCCGACGGCCCCGCGCGTCATCAGCGTGCAGATCCCCGTCGACAAGATCGGCGAGCTCATCGGACCCAAGGGCAAGACGATCAACGCGATCCAGGACGAGACCGGCGCCGACATCTCCATCGAGGAGGACGGCACCGTCTACATCGGCGCCGTGGACGGCCCTTCGGCCGAGGCGGCCCGCGTCCAGGTCAACGCGATCGCCAACCCCACCAACCCGGAAGTCGGCGAGCAGTTCCTCGGAACGGTCGTCAAGATCGCGACGTTCGGCGCGTTCATCTCGCTCCTGCCCGGCAAGGACGGCCTCCTGCACGTCAGCGAGGTGCGCAAGCTCGCCGGCGGCAAGCGCGTGGAGAACGTCGACGACGTCCTCTCGGTCGGTCAGAAGCTCCTCGTGCGCATCACGAAGATCGACGACCGCGGCAAGCTCTCGCTCGAGCCGGTCCTCGAAGAGGCCGCAGCCGAGCAGGGTGACGCCGCTCCTGCCGAGGGTGCCGAGGCGCCCGCCCAGGTCTGA